In a single window of the Rhopalosiphum padi isolate XX-2018 chromosome 1, ASM2088224v1, whole genome shotgun sequence genome:
- the LOC132932447 gene encoding uncharacterized protein LOC132932447, producing the protein MHFLSGNYFVRYPFKFCDNFSGKIMLIVICLCVVLRNTNCQTHRPNNFYHGYPEVQQNPSAGKPYGTDNVKNHGGGSYYPLPDVSDNDNKKWQTLESSVHHHGDGSNVAPAVPGLTDITAVAVKSGSPVVVSGGSLVIRPSAGGFVVDGGGGIGMLGEPEAAGVQLKQPLSVGPYDLASDEVLHYGSPPPQHHQQFGYPFFHASGLLQRLLFGKAIFGPSPLDGYSPLCSRLTAVGRFLLNKVFEPLFATGFFMAASYLFRTSVLPRIAHYIHVYAMLKDHVDDGRFVNGRQISGYLDILTAAVNDTVNDDRPCLQRIVCEAGLQVARNPVARSVRSMVKTIMSEHELVHIFKESLTGSVFGCSQYMCKNYANMFSFNSINALK; encoded by the exons ATGCACTTTTTATCTGGAAATTATTTTGTACGCTATCCATTTAAATTTTGCGATAATTTTTCAGGTAAGATAATGTTGATTGTCATTTGTTTATGCGTCGTATTGCGGAATACAAATTGTCAAACGCATAGACCCAACAACTTCTACCATGGATACCCCGAAGTGCAACAGAATCCATCAGCTGGTAAACCATACGGTACTGACAACGTCAAAAATCATGGAGGTGGTAGTTATTATCCGTTACCGGATGTAAGTGACAACGACAACAAAAAATGGCAAACCCTCGAGTCATCAGTGCACCATCATGGCGACGGATCTAATGTAGCACCTGCAGTACCAGGACTAACCGACATAACCGCAGTCGCAGTTAAAAGTGGTAGTCCGGTCGTCGTCAGTGGTGGTAGCTTGGTGATTAGACCGTCAGCCGGAGGTTTCGTCGTGGACGGCGGTGGTGGCATAGGGATGTTAGGCGAACCGGAAGCGGCTGGAGTACAGCTGAAACAGCCATTATCCGTCGGGCCGTATGACTTGGCTAGCGATGAAGTATTGCACTATGGCTCACCACCTCCACAGCATCATCAGCAATTCGGATATCCGTTTTTCCACGCTTCCGGGCTGCTACAGCGGCTGTTGTTCGGCAAGGCGATATTCGGACCGTCACCGTTGGACGGATACTCGCCGTTGTGCAGCCGGTTGACGGCGGTCGGCCGATTTCTTCTGAACAAGGTGTTTGAGCCGTTATTTGCCACCGGCTTCTTCATGGCTGCATCGTATCTATTCCGAACGTCAGTGTTGCCCAGGATAGCGCATTACATTCATGTGTACGCCATGCTGAAAGATCACGTGGACGACGGCCGGTTCGTAAACGGTCGTCAGATATCAGGATATTTGGACATTCTGACTGCGGCAGTGAACGACACGGTTAACGACGACAGACCGTGTTTACAGAGAATTGTCTGTGAGGCCGGACTTCAAGTGGCCAGGAATCCTGTAGCTCGTTCTGTTCGAAG CATGGTCAAAACAATTATGTCAGAACATGAATTGGTGCACATTTTCAAAGAATCATTAACCGGGTCTGTTTTTGGCTGTAGTCAatatatgtgtaaaaattatgcaaacatgttttcatttaattcaattaatgcATTAAAATGA